One genomic region from Homalodisca vitripennis isolate AUS2020 chromosome 6, UT_GWSS_2.1, whole genome shotgun sequence encodes:
- the LOC124365185 gene encoding protein ALP1-like — protein MLLPKYLQFNYTINSTTAQILIFRYLATGNSFVDLHHSYRLGVTTIKEIVSRVCSALWNILQKECLPEPTKEDWLRTAAEFEKRANFPNCLGAVDGKHIRIVKPPNSASLYYNYKNYFSIILMAVTDANYQFVYVDIGSYGKCGDSTIFQQSTLYQRINTGTMDIPEDRPISQTRTTPIPFVFLADDAFSQSQRIMCPFIGKQLNMKKRLFNYRHCRGRRYVECTFGILANKWRIFHRALNVNIELAIDIIKACCVLHNYVRSRDGFQFADTLYRFPSDGNIRGGTHTRQYNSNARNILAEYFANEGAVSWQNHYL, from the coding sequence ATGTTACTTCCAAAATATTTGCagtttaattatactataaatagtaCTACAGCTCAGATTCTTATTTTCAGGTATCTGGCGACTGGAAATTCATTTGTGGACTTACACCACTCTTATCGTCTGGGAGTAACtacaataaaagaaattgtttcaAGAGTATGTTCTGCACTATGGAATATTCTACAGAAGGAATGTCTACCTGAACCAACAAAAGAAGACTGGTTAAGAACTGCAGCTGAATTTGAAAAGAGGGCAAACTTTCCTAATTGTCTAGGCGCTGTTGACGGAAAGCATATTAGAATTGTAAAACCCCCAAACAGTGCATCACTGTACTATAACTACAAAAACTACTTCTCCATCATCCTTATGGCAGTGACCGATGCAAACTATCAATTTGTATATGTTGATATTGGATCATACGGAAAATGTGGAGACTCTACTATATTCCAACAATCAACTTTGTACCAAAGAATAAATACTGGTACTATGGATATTCCCGAGGACAGACCAATATCACAAACACGTACTACACCAATTCCATTTGTGTTTCTTGCTGATGATGCTTTCTCACAGTCTCAAAGAATTATGTGTCCTTTCATTGGAAAGCAGCTTAATATGAAGAAAAGATTGTTTAACTACAGACATTGCAGAGGTAGAAGATACGTTGAATGTACCTTCGGAATCTTAGCCAATAAATGGCGTATTTTCCATCGGGCTTTGAATGTTAATATTGAGTTAGCTATAGACATTATTAAGGCGTGTTGTGTTTTGCACAATTACGTACGAAGTAGAGATGGTTTCCAGTTTGCAGACACATTATATAGGTTTCCAAGTGATGGCAACATAAGAGGAGGCACACACACACGTCAATACAATTCAAACGCAAGAAACATTCTAGCAGAATATTTCGCAAACGAAGGAGCAGTTTCATGGCAAAACCACTACCTTTAA